CGTCGTCGCCGACTACGGCACGTTCACCAACAACGGGATCGTCGCCGACTACGGCAACATCAGCGTCGACTCGGGTGGCACCCTCACCAACAACGGTGCCCTGACCGTCAACCCCGGAGGCACTCTCGACGACGGCGGCACTCTCACCAACAGCGGCACGCTCACCTCCGACGCCGGCACCGTCACCGTCACCGACCAAGGCACCCTGACGATCGACAGCGGGAGCACCTTCACCGACGGCGGCTCCCTCACCGTCTCCGACGGTGGCACTGTCACCAACAACGGCACCCTCAGCGTCACCAACTCCGGCAGCCTTACCGTCAACGCCGGCGGCACCCTCACCGACAACGGCTCCCTCACGGTCAGCAACGGCGGCAGCCTCACCGACGGCGGTGCCCTCACGGTCGACTCCGGGGGCACCCTGACCGTCGGCGACGGCAGCGTGACCATCGACAACGGCGGCGCCCTCACCGTGAACAGCGGCGGCACTCTTACGGTCACCGACGCCGGGACCCTCAACGACGCCGGTGCCCTGACCGTCCAGTCTGGTGGCGTCCTCGACGACTACGGCACGCTCACGGTCAACTTTGAGAGCACCCTCGACGATTACGGCACCCTCACCGTCCATCCCGGCGCCACCCTCAACGAGGACGGATTCCTGACCGTCTACAACGGCGGCATCCTCGACGACGGCGGCACCTTCAATGTCGACGGCCCCGGCGTCGTCGACGTCGAGGACGGCGGCTCCCTGAGCGTTCACGACGCCGCAACCCTCACCAACAGCGGTGGCGTCTTCGTCCACAGTGGCGGCACCGTCACCGTCGACGACGGTGGCAGTCTCATCGTCCAAACCGGTGGCCAACTCAACGACGCCGGCACGTTGAACATCAACGGCGGCGTCTTTGATGACTACGGCACCGTCGACATCCAGGCCGGCGGCATCCTGAACGACGGCGGCAGCCTCAACATCAACAGTGGCGCGGTTCTCAACGACGCCGGCACCCTCAACGACTACGGCACCCTCACCGTCAACGACACTGGCACCCTCAACATCACCAACGGCGGCGGGCTCAACGACCTCGGCACCCTCACCGTCGACCATGCCGGCACCGTCACCGTCGATACCGGCGGAAACCTCACCGTTTACAACGGTGGCACCCTCACCGACGCCGGCACCGTCAACGTCAACGTCGGTGGAACTCTCGACGACGCGGGCAGTCTCACCATCAACAACGGCGGCGCCCTCACGAACGGCGGCCACCTGTTCATCGACAACGGCGGCATACTCGACGACTTCGGCACCCTCAACGACAACGTCGGCCTGGGCAACGGCGGTGTACTCAACATCCACCCCGGCGGTACTCTCAACGAGGCCGGATCCATGATCGTCTACAGCACCGGCACACTCGACGACGGCGGTAGCCTGACCGTTTCCAGCGGTGGCACGCTCACCGACGCGGGCGGCCTCAGCGTCACCGACGGCGGCACGCTCAGCGTCGACAGCGGCGGCACTCTCACCGTCGATTCCGGTGGCTTCATCAGCGTCGGCGACGGTGGCACCCTCGCCGACGCCGGCACCGTGACGGTTCAATCCGGTGGCGTCCTCAACGACGCGGGCATCCTCGCTGTCGACCAGTCCGGCGCCCTCACCGTCGATAACGGCGGCAGCTTCACCGTGCAATCCGGTGGGACCCTCTGGGACTACGGCACCCTTACCAATGAGGGCGCGCTGGGCGTCGACCATGGCGGCACATTCCACATCGCCACCGGAGCCGTCCTCAACGACGGCGGAACGCTGACGGACGGCGGCACCCTGTACAACAGCGGGGCAGTCAACGTCACCAACGGCGGCAGCCTCACCATCGACACCGGCGGCTTCTACGACGAGAGCGGCACCCTCACCGTCAATGACGGTGGCGCGCTCACGGTCGACACCGGCGGCGAGCTCTGGATCGACACCGGCGGCACTGTCAACGACAGCGGCATCCTGACCAACAGCGGCACGGTCACCGTCCAACCCGGCGCCACGCTCAATGACTACGGCACTCTGACGGTCAACAGCGGCGGCATCCTCAACGACGGCGGTGTTCTCACCAACAACGGCAACCTGACCATCAACACCGGCGGCACGCTCAACGATTACGGCACTCTCACCGACTCCGGCACCCTGACCAACAGCGGCACCTTTAATGTCACCGCCGACGGCAGCCTCACCGTCCAACCCGGCGCCACGCTCGATGATTACGGCACCCTCACCAATGCCGGCAGCCTCACCGACGGCGGCAGCCTCACCATCCAACCCGGCGGCACCCTCAGCGACTACGGCGTCCTCACCGTCGACTCCGGCGCCACCCTCGACGTCGACAGCGGCGGCAGCGTGACCGTCAGTCCTGGCGGCTCCCTCACCGTCGATGGCGGCGGGCTCCTGAGCGTCGACCCCAACGGAGTTCTGATCGACAGCGGCACCCTGACCATCGACCCCGGGGGCACCCTCACCGTCGACGGCGGCGGCCTGACCATCACGCCCGGCGGCATAGTCGCCGACGGTGGCACGCTGACCGTCGACCCCAGCGGTGTCGTCACCGTCTTGGACCAGGGCACCATCACCATCAACCCCGGTGGCACCCTGACCGTCGCCCACGGCAGCATCTTCGCGGACGCCGGCACCGTCACCGTCGACGGCGGCGGCACCTTCACCCTCGCCGACGGCGGCACCCTGACCGTGAGCAACGGCGGCATCTTCACCATCAGCCCGGACGGCACCGTGACCGTCGGCTTGAGCGGCACCGGAAACGGTGCGACTGCCACCCTCCTCGTCGACAACGGCGGCACCCTCATCGTCAACGGCTACCTCACCGTCAATGCGGGCAACACCGTCCCCATCACACAGGGCGGCTTCTTTATCGTCGGCCCCGGCAACATCATCACCGTCTACCCGGGCGGCTCGGCGGGGCCCACCGGCCTCTTCGGTCCCGCGATCGTCGCTCCTGGGGTGCTGCCACCGGTTGCGCCGACTCCCGCGGCCCTGCCCGGATTCGGCGGCATATTGGCATCGTCACCGGGCGTGGCGGGAACGTCGGGAATCCAGCCGCAGATGAACGTCGACGCGCTCAACGACGTGCTCAGGGACGCGTTCAAAGACGCACTCGACGCATTCGACGAGGCACTCGATTTCGTCGCCGACTGACCGCGCGTCCCACGATTCGGGGCGGGCCCGTATCGGCTGCTAAACTGCCGGACGACATCGGCGCGTGCTGCGGTTCGCGGCGGCCGTGCCTGACATTCAACATTCGCGGACCTATTGATGGAGTTATTTCGTGGCGCTGACTGCCGAGCAGAAAAAAGAAATTCTGGGCCAGTACGGCCTGCATGACACCGACACCGGATCGCCGGAGGCGCAGATCGCGCTGCTGACCAAGCGGATCGCGGACCTCACTGAGCACCTCAAGCTGCACAAGCACGACCACCACTCGCGGCGCGGTTTGCTGCTGCTGGTCGGGCGGCGGCGCCGGCTGATCAAGTACATCTCGCAGATCGACGTCGAGCGCTACCGCTCGCTGATCGATCGGCTGGGCCTGCGTCGCTGACGCCGGGCCCATCCCACGCCGACCTGGCGGGCCAAGTTCGCCGGTGTAGAGTGGGAGCGTTCTGGGCCAGTCTGGCCTGAACGAATGGTGCGGTGCGCACAGATCCGTGTGTTCCGTTCCAGCGTGTCACGACGGAAGCAGCCCGGTCTGTATCGGGCGGTCTTCGGTAGTGGCAGCCGGGCTCTCCGGATCTGGGGCAGGTCGGCCGCTTCGATCGATGGCCGTAGCCGCATTCAGACTTTAGTTTCGCGAGGGTTGCTCCGAACCCTCTGCGGGTTGCGTGTGACCACGCGAAAAAGCTGAATAACCCAGAGAGGCTGTACGGACACCTATGTCTGTAGCTCAAATTGATGAAGGCGTGTTCGAGACGACCGCCACAATCGACAACGGGACCTTTGGTACCCGGACCATTCGTTTCGAGACCGGCCGGCTGGCCCAGCAGGCCGCCGGGGCCGTCGTCGCCTACCTCGACGACGAGAACATGCTGCTGTCGGCGACCACCGCCAGCAAGTCACCCAAGGAACACTTCGACTTCTTCCCGCTGACGGTCGACGTCGAGGAGCGGATGTACGCCGCCGGCCGCATCCCCGGCTCGTTCTTCCGTCGTGAGGGCAGGCCCTCCACCGACGCGATCCTGACCTGCCGGCTGATCGACCGTCCGCTGCGGCCGTCGTTCATCTCCGGCCTGCGCAACGAGATCCAGGTCGTGGTGACGATCTTGAGCCTGGACCCCAACGACCTGTATGACGTGCTGGCGATCAACGCCGCGTCGGCCTCCACCCAGATAAGTGGGCTGCCGTTCTCCGGCCCCATCGGGGGCGTGCGGGTCGCGCTGATCGACGGCACCTGGGTCGCGTTCCCGACCGTCGAGCAACTCGAGGGTGCCGTGTTCGACATGGTCGTGGCCGGCCGCATCGTGGGCACCGACGCTGACGGCAAGCCCGACGTCGCCATCATGATGGTCGAGGCCGAGGCCACCGAAAAGGTGATCGAGCTCGTCGAGGGCGGCGCTCAGGCGCCGACGGAAACCGTTGTGGCAGAAGGCCTGGAGGCCGCCAAGCCGTTCATCGCCGCGCTGTGTACCGCGCAGCAGGAACTGGCCGACGCGGCCGCCAAGCCCGTCGGTGAGTACCCGACATTCCCGGACTACCAGGAAGACGTCTACTACGCGGTCGCTTCGGTGGCCACCGACGAGCTAGCGAAGGCGCTGACCATCGGCGGCAAGGCCGAGCGTGACGCGCGCACCGACGAGCTCAAGGCCGAGGTGCTCGACCGGCTCACCGGGGACTCAGCGACCTACGAGGGCCGCGAGAAAGAGGTCAGTGCCGCGTTCCGGTCGCTGACCAAGAAGCTGGTCCGCCAGCGCATCCTGACCGACCACTTCCGCATCGACGGACGCGGCATCACCGACATCCGCGCGTTGTCGGCCGAGGTCGCCA
The DNA window shown above is from Mycobacterium sp. Aquia_216 and carries:
- the rpsO gene encoding 30S ribosomal protein S15, translating into MALTAEQKKEILGQYGLHDTDTGSPEAQIALLTKRIADLTEHLKLHKHDHHSRRGLLLLVGRRRRLIKYISQIDVERYRSLIDRLGLRR